DNA from Metabacillus flavus:
CATGCTGGTCCTGCACTGGTCCTATCCTTTATTTTAGCGGGTATTGCCTGTGCCTTTGCGGCATTATGCTATGCGGAATTTGCGTCTAGTGTCCCGGTCTCTGGCAGTGCTTATACATATAGCTACGCAACGTTCGGCGAGCTGATGGCATGGATTTTGGGTTGGGATTTGCTTTTGGAGTACGGACTTGCCTCTGCATCCGTTGCAAGCGGATGGTCAGGATATTTTCAAGGGCTGCTGGGGGGCTTCGGGATCCATTTGCCGACAGCATTGACCAGTGCCTATTCACCGGAAAATGGAACGTATTTTGATCTTCCGGCTGTCATTATTGCGTTTTTGATTACCTTTCTTCTAACGAAGGGGGTAAGAGAATCCGCGAGGCTTAATGCAATTATGGTTATTATTAAAATTGTGGTGGTTCTTTTATTTATCGCAGTGGCTGTCTGGTATGTAAAGCCTGATAATTGGACGCCATTTATGCCTTTCGGCTTTGGAGGTGTAGCAACTGGCGCTGCAACGGTATTCTTTGCTTATATCGGATTTGATGCTGTTTCCTCTGCTGCGGAAGAGGTTAAAAATCCTCAGAAAAACATGCCAATCGGGATTATCGCTTCTTTAGCCATCTGTACAGTTCTATACATTGCAGTATCGGCGATTTTAACAGGAGTCGTCCCTTATACAGAGCTTAATGTGAAAAATCCGGTTGCTTTTGCTTTGAACTATATCAACCAGGACTGGGTTGCGGGACTGATTTCAATCGGTGCCATTGCCGGGATGACAACAGTTTTACTTGTTATGATGTATGGCCTGTCCCGTCTGTTTTATGCAATCAGCCGTGATGGTCTTCTGCCGAGCGGTTTATCAAAAATCAACAAAAAGACGCAGACTCCTGTCAAAACGACATACCTGGGCTGTTTGCTCGTTTCCCTTTTTGCAGGTTTTATACCGCTTGATGAATTAGCAAATTTAACAAGTATCGGTACTCTGTTTGCCTTTATGTCGGTTTCGATTGGGATCTTGGTTTTAAGAAAATCAGGAGAAGGGATGAAGGCAGGGTTTAAAACTCCATTCGTTCCAGTTGTGCCGATTTTAGCCTTCCTCTCCTGTGCGTATTTAATGCTCCAGCTTCAAATGCAAACTTGGATTGCCTTCCTGATTTGGCTGGCTGCCGGTTTAATTGTTTACTTCGTTTATGGAAGAAAACACAGTTTGTTAAACAAATCATAATTGGATAAAAAAGGCGTGCCGGATGCACGTCTTTTTTTTATTCGTTTGCGCAACCCTAAAAAGAAAAAGGGATGTGTCATGTACGATGAAAAAATGGATTTCCTGTTTTCTTATAGCAGGTATACTTGCAGGGATAGCTGAGCCTAGGCTTGTTTATTCAGCACACCAGCAGGAGCCCGCATATGCAAAGTGGTCTAAAATTGCTATACAAGAGGTTAAGCGTAAGTATCCGGATGCCAAGCTGCTGGATTATAAGCATATTGGCCGCGAAAAATTGGATGATGAATTGGCAGCAGAAAAATTTAAGCTCTGGATACGCCAGGGCAGCAGGGAATTCGGATTATTTGTAACAGTTGAATTTAATGAAAAGACCCAGAAAGTAAAATCCATTCATTTTAAAGAATCCGAACGTTGAAGCGGAAGCAGACCATCTGTAGTGGTCTGCTTTTTTGTAAAGGTTTCTAAATCTCAGAAAGCGGTATTAATTATTATTAGAAAATGCTTGAGACGGGGGAAACCAATGTACAGGAAGGACTTTTACGTTTTCGATGAGAATGGGCCAAAGCCTGCAGTTATTCGGAATTATAAGGAAACAGATTTTGAAGGACTGATTGCCATTCAGCAGAAGATACGGAGGGCTAATGGAATGGAAAAGTCCTTTTTTGAATCAATAGTAATAATTGTAAATATTCGAGTGCTATAATAATTGTCTGAAAACGATACAGTGCCCTTTTATATTAGAAATGAAAGGGTTTTCTATTTTTTGAATAGGAATATTATTTTCTTGAAAAAGTAAAATTCGCATCTTATTTTGTTTGACATTTATCCTGTCAGCCCTTAAGGTAGTAAAAGATTGTTTTTGAAAAGCCAATAAATTAATTCGAACTTCTTATCATGAGAGGCGGAGGGACTGGCCCTGCGATGCCTCGGCAGCGGACTTTTTTTGAAGAGTGCTGTGCCAAATCCAGCAAGCTCCAGAGCTTGGAAGATAAGAAGAGTGTCCTGAAAATTGTGTATTAAGGCCTCTTCTTAAAAGGATAAGAAGGGGTCTTTTTTATAA
Protein-coding regions in this window:
- a CDS encoding amino acid permease; this translates as MNLFRKKSINQIISDSGSKGISLNKTLGAFDLTMLGIGAIIGTGIFVLTGVAAAEHAGPALVLSFILAGIACAFAALCYAEFASSVPVSGSAYTYSYATFGELMAWILGWDLLLEYGLASASVASGWSGYFQGLLGGFGIHLPTALTSAYSPENGTYFDLPAVIIAFLITFLLTKGVRESARLNAIMVIIKIVVVLLFIAVAVWYVKPDNWTPFMPFGFGGVATGAATVFFAYIGFDAVSSAAEEVKNPQKNMPIGIIASLAICTVLYIAVSAILTGVVPYTELNVKNPVAFALNYINQDWVAGLISIGAIAGMTTVLLVMMYGLSRLFYAISRDGLLPSGLSKINKKTQTPVKTTYLGCLLVSLFAGFIPLDELANLTSIGTLFAFMSVSIGILVLRKSGEGMKAGFKTPFVPVVPILAFLSCAYLMLQLQMQTWIAFLIWLAAGLIVYFVYGRKHSLLNKS
- a CDS encoding YqzG/YhdC family protein codes for the protein MKKWISCFLIAGILAGIAEPRLVYSAHQQEPAYAKWSKIAIQEVKRKYPDAKLLDYKHIGREKLDDELAAEKFKLWIRQGSREFGLFVTVEFNEKTQKVKSIHFKESER